CGGGAAAAACTGCCTGAGTGCCGTTCAATACGATGATACGTCTTGCTTTTTTCTTCCGTTTCTTCTTTTCGTTCGCCGCTAATCCGCAATTGATTTCCGACGACTTCGACTTCAAGTTCCTCCGGTTTGATCCCCGGAACGTCCATCCGAACCTCAATCGCATCATTGGTTTCTGACATATCCAGTGAAGCATCAAACCCCTGGGTTAACCAGCCACCGCTCCAGTCATCAGAAAAACGGTTAATCAGGCTGTCCATTTCATCCCGTAACGACCAGAAAGGAGCACGCCCGAACAAGGAGTTCAGCTCCTGAGAAAAACGTGACAGCGGTGCTTTTTTACGCGCGATTTGAGTCGCTTCAGCAGGTGCACTTTTTTCTTTTTCCTTTGTCATTGTCGAAGCCATTGTCGTCTTCCTTACTACAAATATTGTTAGATTGAAAACCTCTGCAAAACTGCAGCAGTCATGCAGAAATGAACGTTGTCATTTACCACGAATTTCTGTCTTTACAATACGACAAAGAACACTTAATTCCGTTTTCTTTAATTCCCCCTCAATAATGAAAGCCGACCTGAGGAACAAAGTTTAAAAGCAGCCTTTACTGATATGGTCCGCCAGAATTTCCTTCATGCGGCTAATATTATCCTCTTCCTGCGCTTTGATATCTTCCCAGAACTTCTGCAATTCGGAATGACCTTGCGCATTGGCAATGTATTGATCGCAACGCCAGAGAGAGTCCAGCCGCTTACTTAACTCATGAATCATGTCGTGATCATGATCAGCACAGCCTTTGGTTTCGCCTATGTGTTCCATTTGTCGTTCGGCTACTAATGTCATTACAACTTCCTTTCTTTACCTATCAGGAATTTGAAGAAATCGACACACTCCTTTGATTCAATACAATACCCTCTCCCAACAAGAATAAAATCAGGAATTGAGATAAACCTGACTAGGGAAATCCCCCAATAAACCATACGGTTCATCTACCACCCTTCATGTATTTACACACTAATATCAGAAGGGTATGTTGAGAGTAGATTTGATGTTGTGCCAGATCTTCTTGTGTTTTCAACTCACTGGCAGATCATCAGAAACGTGAATTCTTTTTAAGGAGATCATCATGACCGTAGGCCGAATTTGCACCAGAGAAACGGACTTAGTCGATGCGGATGAATCAGTCCAGGTGGCAGCAGAACGCATGAATGCGCGAAATGTGGGAACGCTCATCGTACTGGATCAGGAATCGCATCCAGTCGGTCTGATTACCGACCGTGATCTGGCCTTGAGAATCGTGGGCAAAGGCCGCGATCCGATTCAAACGCTGGTCGGCGAGATCATGACTCAATTCCCTTACCATGTCAGCGAAGAGACACCCATAGAGACGGCACTTTCGAAAATGCGATCGGGCGGCTTTCGTCGACTACCTGTTGTCGATGCAGATGAAAAACTGGTCGGCGTGCTCTCACTCGATGACATTCTTGAGCTGCTCTGTTCTGAATTTACCGAGATCGGGAATCTCATCCGAAAAGAAAGCCCCCGCAGTCTGGCGCATCCTTAAAACCAGTTCGACGAAAGAACGAGATAACATGACCGAACCAACATCGAACCACGACAGTGATCTATGGGAAACGGCGCGACAAAAAATGGTCGAAAACCAGCTCCGATTTCGAGGCATCAGTGATCCTCGCGTGCTGGATGCCATGAGCCGCGTCCCGCGTGAGAAATTTGTTTCCCCCGAGCAGAAACAGTTCGCTTATAACGACTGTGCCCTCCCCATTGATTGCAGCCAGACGATCTCCCAGCCGTATACCGTCGCCTTTATGTGTGAAGCAGCTCGACTGACCGGGCATGAAAATGTGTTAGAAGTCGGCACTGGTTCCGGTTATGGGGCGGCTGTTTTATCTTTGCTCGCTCATGAAGTCCATACAATTGAACGCATCCCGGAATTAGTACAACAGGCGAGCGCACGACTGACGTCACTGGGATACTCCAACGTACACGTTTACAGTTCTGACGGAACATTGGGAGTCGCCGAAGCGGCTCCCTTTGACGCCATCATTGTCACTGCTGGAGCAGAAACTCTGCCGGAACCTTATGTCGAACAACTCAATGAAGGAGGCAGAATCATCATCCCCATCGGGTCAGAAACGATGGGACAAACCATGTACCGATACACGCTGATCAAAGGGGAATTAACACAGGAAAATCTGGGAGCGTTCGCCTTTGTTCCCCTGATCGGAGAATATGGCTGGTCGCGATGATAAATCTGCTTAATAAACGCTGAACTCTCCCCTCGAAAGCCGTAGAACAAAATCGTCCATCCCCGCCAGCTCTTTCTGAAGGATCTCCTGAATTGCCGGCTCAACATCCGACAGACTGGTATTCGCGGTTAAGATCACTTCCACGCTCATCATCCAGGGATCACTGATTTCACGTCCGATCTGACTACAGAGCCTGACGCAGACCTCTTTCACAGGCGGGATGGAATTGTAGATCTGGTCCGCGAGATAATGGCTCAATACATTATAAATCTTACCGACGTGGCTGACCGGATTTTTGCCCGCGGCTGCTTCCGTACTCATGGGACGATTCAAGGTAATTAAACCATTCACCCGATTTCCACGCCCAACCTGCCCCCCATCGGCCCCTTCTGCTGAAGTCCCCAACACAGTCAGATACATCCCCCCTGAGCCACGCTCCGGATCATCGAGCGTATTGATTTCAAGTTGAACCTGATCCAGCTCTTTCAGTTGAGGCTCTAAATATTGAATCAACTCTTGTTGCAGCTCCTGTTTCCGGTCGAAATACTGCTTTGCATCTTTGAAATGATAATCGACCATCGCAATAGCAACCGTCAGATATAAACTGCGATCGCGTCGGACCCCCATCACTTTGACATCTTCCCCTGTATCCGGATATTCAACTTTGAATTCCTCAGAATTGATCCGCTGTTCCGTTGCCAACACCAGTTGTTCGGTCTCCGATAAAGGTGCATAGCCTACCGCGGCGGACGTATCATTGGCAGAGAGTAAATTCCGGGCAAAGATATCGGTCAGTTCCGGGGAACCGGCTTTCAATTCATTTTGAAAGATCAGATGCTTCTCTGGATTCACATGTCGTAAATTATCCTGGATCCATCTCTTTGCACTGTTAATCGCGATCTCGTCTGTCGAAATCCGGTAACCGTCGCATTCTGCGGTGGCACGATCCCCAATCACCAGACGCATCGGTTCATTCACTATCCCCCCGCCCAGAGCAGGAGTTGTCTGCCCGGCGACCAGTAGCCCTTTATCAATATTATGATGTAACACACGGCCGATCATTTCAAAATAGGCCTGAGATAAATCGATGGAAATCGACTCGGCAATCCCGTCACAAATCGTATCTGGATGTCCGATCCCCTTGCGTTCGACAAATTCGGTCTGTTGTTCAGGAGTCGCAACCGTTCCCGACAGTGCCAGATTGAAGTTTTGCATCTACGTTCTTTCTTCTTGGTTCCTGTATTCAACTCAGATTACGGCGCAAGTTGATCTTATTTGTTATTCTTAAACAGATCCAGAAAACGATCTTCATAGTCTTTGAACAAATCCAGTCGGTCCAGTTCCTGTTTCAGCTCATAGGCTTTAGAACGATCCTGCTCCGCCTGGGCAAACAAGTTCTCAATGTTTTGCTCTTCCTCAGGTGTCAGCTTTGGTTCTTCCGGAGGCTCAGCTTGATAAGCTTCTTCATAGGATTCTGGCTGTTGTTCGCCCATTGATTGTTCAACACGCGATAGCAGTTCGCCCAGTCGTTGCTCCACTTCCTTTCCCTGCTCGGCCAGCTCTGTGGTATCGATGTCAATTCCGGAAATCAATTTGAACGACTCCAGAACTGCCAAAGACGCCTTGGGAAACGGGAGCTGAGAAAAAACATGCGGCATCTCGCCCAAAAGACAAGTCCCTTTAAGCCCCTTATCGGCGGCGGCCCCCAGCAAAATCCCGTTTAAACCACTGATGTTCCCCTCTTCCAAAATATTCAAGTCCCATTGTTTCAACTCATCCAGACTCTCAACATCAGTGACAGCGCTAAACACCCGCGATTCATGATCGGGATGCATGGCGGTAGCCATCGCGGCAAAGGTCAAGACGCGTTGAATCCCTAGATCATTCTGTGCATAGGCAATCAGTTTCTGGCAGTAGCTGTACTTGCCAAATTGAGGCTGCGCCTCCCCAATCAATACGACCAGATCATGTTTTCCCCGTGGATCTTTCCAGAGAAAAAAACGACTGCGGGGACGAACCCCCGTGCGAATCAGACCACGCTTCACATCCACATGATCGACATCAAAATATTCCGGCGGGGAATACTCCGCAAGCAGCTCCATCCCCAACTTCGCCATCAGGTAATAACCAGCGCTCAAACCAACATTCCCCATTCCCGGCCAAACTGCAATCAACCAGGGATCTGACAATTCTTCGGTATCGTCTATCATAGTTCATTCCTTCAGAATGGTTTTACTGAATCATTCTAGCGCTTTCATGTTATGACTTTTCAGAATTAAAACAACAATGACTCCACTCAGTAAATTCTGAGAACCTCCTAACACGTAAGACGTGCGTCAGTATTATTACTTAGGAAATTCAAAAACTATCGGGGTACTCCTGATATCGGGTCAATAAAATCAACATCCGAAATAATGAATCCACAAAACTTCCAGCGCGTTAATCTCCTGTGCTACCGAATTTTTACAGGCGGCTTTTGTCCCTTGGGAATCAGTGTAATATATTTTCGCTTTTGCATACGTTGATCAAAGTCCGCTTTCGCTTCCGTCACCAACGCCGGGTTTTCCAGCAACTCCACAGTGGAAGCCGCCAAGGCCTGAGCCGCATATAAAATCCCTTTTTCACCAATGGATGAACCAATACAGGCAACGTTCTGCCAGCTATGCCCCGGGTTCCCTGCTGCAAAACAGGTCGTCCGCAGTCCCCCGGTCGGAATATGCCAGCTGATATCTCCCACATCGGTTGAACCTTTCGATGATGTTCTGGACTCGACCAGCGTATGCACGCGGCTGTCAATCGCGACGGGGAAAGTTTGACCGAATTCTTCAATCAGCGGTTGTTGAATCCGCCGTGCGAAGGCTTTTTCTTCCGCGGAAAACTCCGGTGGTCCGATCGTCGTCAATTTTTGATGAATCATTTCCGATAAAGGCGTATTGGGAATCAGTTCGTGATTGTCGGTATCGACGTCGATTTTCAGTTTCGTCCGCGTCATCAACGCCGCCCCTTTGGCGATATCAACGACCCAACGATAATTACGTTCCAGATCCTCATGCGTATTCGCCCGCACGTAATACCAGACCGTTGCTTTCGCCGGCACCACGTTCGGCTGACCTCCCCCATCAATAATCACATAATGCATCCGCGCGTCTTCTTTCACATGTTCCCGCATATAATTCACGCCGGTATTCATCAGCTCAACTGCATCCAGGGCACTCACACCACTTTCCGGGCTCACTGAAGCATGCGCCGGCAGACCGGTGAATGTAAACTTGACTGAAACCAGCGCTTTGGAACTCCCCAGATGCACGTTCGTATTATTCGCAGGATGCCAGTGCAGGCAGATATCCAGATCCTTGAACTGCCCGTCGAGCAGCATGTAAACTTTTCCCAGTCCCGTCTCTTCTGCCGGCGTTCCATACAGACGAACCGTTCCTTTGAGCTGATGCTTGTCGATCGCCTCTTTCACCGCCAGCGCTGCTCCCAGAGCGGCTGTTCCCAAACCACTATGACCACAGGCATGCCCCGCTCCACCGTCTGCTTGAGTTTCGCGATAAGGAACTGCTTGCTGTGACAAGCCGGGTAACGCATCATACTCCGCCAGAATCCCAATCACCGGCTTGCCGCTCCCGTAACTGGCCACAAATGCGGTCGGCATATCTGCCACACCACTTTTGATCGTGAATCCATCCGCCTTCAGCTTCTCGATTAAGAGCTGCGATGACTTCGTTTCCTGCAAGCCGACCTCCGCATAATTCCAGATCGACTGATTGACGGCTTTCAGTTCTTCTGCCCGTTGAGTCACATTATCGACAGCCGTCTGCTGAGACTCAGTCAGCTTCGTAGCAGACTTTTCCGCAGCGGAAGCAAGACAACCCATATTCGAGTGCAGCAAAACCAGGACACATCCAGCCCACAACAGTTGTTTATTCAGGTTCAATCGCATGATGTTTTTCCTTGTAGATCAACGCGGGTCAGTTTTCCATTCATCATTCCAGCCTACCAAAGCCTGCGCATGATGTCATCTGTTTTCCCTGTTCATTGCCCTTCGATCCCCAGTGGAAGAACAGAACTTGACACTCAGTTGTCCAACACGAGAATGCGGAGCAAGCGTCGCGCGCGAGTGAGACCACATATTTGCTGACCGTATCGATAGCAAAACATCTCAGCACTATAAAACCCGCTGGTTTCAGCACGATTTTGCTTCTGAACAACTTGCCCCACTGCACAAGCTGCTCCATTTTCTGCGACAAACTGGACACAATTTGAACCAAACTGCGACAAACCTGAACCAAATTCTGACAAAGCTGAGCCAGAATTCGACCAGCTTTCCGCTTGACC
This genomic interval from Gimesia alba contains the following:
- a CDS encoding CBS domain-containing protein translates to MTVGRICTRETDLVDADESVQVAAERMNARNVGTLIVLDQESHPVGLITDRDLALRIVGKGRDPIQTLVGEIMTQFPYHVSEETPIETALSKMRSGGFRRLPVVDADEKLVGVLSLDDILELLCSEFTEIGNLIRKESPRSLAHP
- a CDS encoding PAC2 family protein — its product is MIDDTEELSDPWLIAVWPGMGNVGLSAGYYLMAKLGMELLAEYSPPEYFDVDHVDVKRGLIRTGVRPRSRFFLWKDPRGKHDLVVLIGEAQPQFGKYSYCQKLIAYAQNDLGIQRVLTFAAMATAMHPDHESRVFSAVTDVESLDELKQWDLNILEEGNISGLNGILLGAAADKGLKGTCLLGEMPHVFSQLPFPKASLAVLESFKLISGIDIDTTELAEQGKEVEQRLGELLSRVEQSMGEQQPESYEEAYQAEPPEEPKLTPEEEQNIENLFAQAEQDRSKAYELKQELDRLDLFKDYEDRFLDLFKNNK
- a CDS encoding Hsp20/alpha crystallin family protein, encoding MASTMTKEKEKSAPAEATQIARKKAPLSRFSQELNSLFGRAPFWSLRDEMDSLINRFSDDWSGGWLTQGFDASLDMSETNDAIEVRMDVPGIKPEELEVEVVGNQLRISGERKEETEEKSKTYHRIERHSGSFSRAVTLPCEVNEDQVQADCENGVLTVSLPKCESVKPHKIAVKPKAK
- a CDS encoding amidohydrolase, whose amino-acid sequence is MRLNLNKQLLWAGCVLVLLHSNMGCLASAAEKSATKLTESQQTAVDNVTQRAEELKAVNQSIWNYAEVGLQETKSSQLLIEKLKADGFTIKSGVADMPTAFVASYGSGKPVIGILAEYDALPGLSQQAVPYRETQADGGAGHACGHSGLGTAALGAALAVKEAIDKHQLKGTVRLYGTPAEETGLGKVYMLLDGQFKDLDICLHWHPANNTNVHLGSSKALVSVKFTFTGLPAHASVSPESGVSALDAVELMNTGVNYMREHVKEDARMHYVIIDGGGQPNVVPAKATVWYYVRANTHEDLERNYRWVVDIAKGAALMTRTKLKIDVDTDNHELIPNTPLSEMIHQKLTTIGPPEFSAEEKAFARRIQQPLIEEFGQTFPVAIDSRVHTLVESRTSSKGSTDVGDISWHIPTGGLRTTCFAAGNPGHSWQNVACIGSSIGEKGILYAAQALAASTVELLENPALVTEAKADFDQRMQKRKYITLIPKGQKPPVKIR
- a CDS encoding protein-L-isoaspartate(D-aspartate) O-methyltransferase encodes the protein MTEPTSNHDSDLWETARQKMVENQLRFRGISDPRVLDAMSRVPREKFVSPEQKQFAYNDCALPIDCSQTISQPYTVAFMCEAARLTGHENVLEVGTGSGYGAAVLSLLAHEVHTIERIPELVQQASARLTSLGYSNVHVYSSDGTLGVAEAAPFDAIIVTAGAETLPEPYVEQLNEGGRIIIPIGSETMGQTMYRYTLIKGELTQENLGAFAFVPLIGEYGWSR
- a CDS encoding methionine adenosyltransferase, encoding MQNFNLALSGTVATPEQQTEFVERKGIGHPDTICDGIAESISIDLSQAYFEMIGRVLHHNIDKGLLVAGQTTPALGGGIVNEPMRLVIGDRATAECDGYRISTDEIAINSAKRWIQDNLRHVNPEKHLIFQNELKAGSPELTDIFARNLLSANDTSAAVGYAPLSETEQLVLATEQRINSEEFKVEYPDTGEDVKVMGVRRDRSLYLTVAIAMVDYHFKDAKQYFDRKQELQQELIQYLEPQLKELDQVQLEINTLDDPERGSGGMYLTVLGTSAEGADGGQVGRGNRVNGLITLNRPMSTEAAAGKNPVSHVGKIYNVLSHYLADQIYNSIPPVKEVCVRLCSQIGREISDPWMMSVEVILTANTSLSDVEPAIQEILQKELAGMDDFVLRLSRGEFSVY